Below is a window of Zygosaccharomyces rouxii strain CBS732 chromosome C complete sequence DNA.
AAGACTAAGCCTGCGGTTAACGTTAGAGAAAGTGGTGAAGCCCaattcaacaacaattttCAACTGGAAAACAAGCATAAAACCATATTTCGAAATAATCTGTCATCTCTGCCCAAGCACTATGCAGTATATAGGCGGCTTAACAGAATGTTCATGAAGAGACACATGGTGGAAGAGTGGTGTAGATTACATGGTGATAAAGCGGTTGAAGAAACAATTGGGTGCAAAACTTCCAAGACAGGCGCTCAGTACTTGGACAAATTAGGAAGAACTAAACAGGGAGTAGCCAAGGATGGATTTTACGTCTATATGGCATTAATCTTCCCAGATGAACAGAATAGAGAACACTTAGCTCATCATGTAAGACAGAGTGTGGTTACCGTGGCCAATTTAAAATGGGACCAATTTTTACAATCTGACAAGGACAGTAACAAGACGTGGGTCGAGAAGGCTAATAGCTGCCTAAAGCCcttcaccatcaacaaGCTGCTCACTCAGAGTGAACATTCCTATACACTGAGCAGATTTGAGGACGAGTCGGCAGAAGaataaggaaaaaaattacaattaTCAATGTCTATACATATTGTTTTAAATACACAAATGCATATCACCCGTGCCGGTCATACTACGTCGTAAAGCTGAAAGCGTAATGAGGTTCAACTGGTTCTCTTTGACTGGCTTTCCTTTTTAATTGATTCCAGCTCGGCAGCTTCCATTTCTTCACGATCCTTCTTGGCCTTCAACTTAGCctgtttcttttcttcttcttctaatcTCTTCTGATGTGGCTTACGAGAACCTTGGTCCCACTTGGCAGCTTCCTCTGCTTCCTGTTTTTCCAATGCAGCTTGCTCCTTCTGAGCAGCTTGTTCATTCTTCTTTGCACGACCTTCTGCCTTCTTGACACCAGAATCTCTAAATGTTTTACCCATCTTTTAGTATTGTTTTCTGTGTGAGGTACTAACAGTTTGTACTTAGGAATTGGATTGTATAAAACTTGCCCTCTTATATATTCCATTGATGTATTCGATGAGATTGTCAGCGAAGTGGTCACCCGTGTTAGGGTTCAATCGTTAGGGTAAGAGACGAAATGAATTCATTATAAGGGAGATGAATATTAGATCAATCTGTCCCTGTTACACAACCAGTAGAATGGTTCAGGAGAACCATCAAGAAAGTTTCCTGTACTTCggaatttcttgaacagCTAGTCGTCCTTAATGCCTCCCTCTTCTCCTTGTATCGGTTAGTTTCTGTTAGTTTCTTGTAGTTTTTTTTCGGAGGTAGTTTTGCTATGTAGCTTTGCTGTAGTGAGAAGAAGGAGGTACGTAGTGCATGTAGAAGAGAAACAAGGGATTTTGGATTAGGGAGTCTATGCTCTCACTAGGTTGCATCATCCTTATGGGATTTCGACCCTttttaatattttaatttaatttaatttaatttatttaattttttttctagCTCGAAGCGTCAGTGTGTCGTTCCATCTAGTTTAGGAAATAGCCACTCGTTATGGTAATCAGTACCATTTAggaaatcttcaaattttccaatacgatgagatgagatgagatgagatgagctttgTATATACAATCAACTATTAGCATCGAGACTATTAGACTATAGGCTATTACAGTAATACGTTATGGGTAAACTACTAGCCGATCAGATTTCAGATTTGGCTAATAAGCCTGCTGTTGAAGATTACGATGTGGAGGACGTCTTTGAACACAATGACGATGATTCGAATGACGAATCTGCTAGCGATGACGAACAGCTGGAGAAGGCCCACTATGCCCCTGTTGAGAAGTCaaaattgagaaaagatggaattGAACTAGGTGAAAAATACCAGGGTGCTAAAGGTTCCAGAGAGAGTGCATTTGgtcaagatgaagatgaagatgaagacgaagatgaaggtggtagtgacgaagatgaaggtggtagtgacgaagatgaaaatgaaatgagTGATATACACGGAAGTGAAAGTGATGCAATGTCGTTTAAAACAGATTCAGAGGATGGAGAAGATCAAGAATCTCAAGAGGAAGATTCTCCAGAGGAGGAATCTCAGGAAGGTGAAGAGTCGCAAGACGAGGGCGAAGACGAACAACGTAAACGTTTAGCAGCCTTAGTACAGGCCGAAAGGAGGAAAGCTGTTAATAACCTTTCAGAAAGTACCAAACGTGATGCATCCAAGGGGTTAGCCATCTTGGAACAATCCAAGCTGTTCGACAATATTATAGAAGTTAGAATGAAATTGCACAAAGCGGTAACAGATGTTAACAGATTGCCAATAACTCAAGATTCATGGGAGAAAAGTGGTTCATCTAGTACTGAGAAGTTGTTGAAGCATACCGCTAAAATGTTAAACAAAGTTATGGGGGAAATTGTGGATTTTAGAAAAGATTTCCAAAGCAAAGATCAAATTTCAGATGATTTATCAACAGAGACCCCAAATAAACGCAAGAGGAATTTTGAAGACTTGACcaaagaaactgaagaattggataatcAATTACGACCCTACAGATCAACCGTTTTGCACAAATGGTCCAGTAAAATTTCTGCAGCTTCAGGTGGATCTGCATTGAACAGCTCTAAATTCAAAGCTATTAATCAACCTGCGAACGTACAAGTGGAAAACCAATTAGCAGATCTGCCGAGATTGGTCAAACGTACTCGTTTGAGTAGAAAGGGTGTACAACCAATTCGTTTTGAACAAGATCGTAGTGAAGGTAAGTTGAGTGATGGCTTGAATACTGAACAATTAGcagaaggtgaagaagatgcgGAGGAACCGGATATCCCCAAGAATTACGACCCAAGAAGGAAAACTGCCATTGACATACAGGAAAATGCATACATctttgatgatgaagatttctACAGAATTCTATTGAATGATCTGGTGGATAAAAAGATTAACAATGCTAGAGTTCAAGGTACTGGTGCCCAGATCGCCATAACAACTCGTTCCAACAAACTCAAGAAGGATGTGGATACGAAGGCTTCGAAAGGTCGTAAACTCAACTACGCAGTTCAAGATCCTATTGCTCATTACGAAGCtccaaagaaatttatAAATCAATGGTCTGATGAGCAAATTGACGAATTTTTTGCAGGTCTACTGGGTCAAAAGGTTAACTTTGATGAGAACGCAGATGCTCAAGCTCaaccagaagaagatgaagccATTAAGAACGACGATATTCAAATCTTCGGTTGAAATATCATTATGCACTTATATATATAACTGTTTAGGCGTTTTTTCCATTGCCTTCTTTGTACTAATAGCTGGAATTTATATAGTAAAAGAGACGCTTTCACTAAAATGATCATCAACTCGATGCATATACAAAACTAACCAGATAGAGCCAGGGATGAACTTCTTTTTAAAACCTCAGGATAATTTGAGCTCAGTGGTGACTATAAATCCTAAACCAGAGTTTGTCATCAAATCTAAATTAGTGTCAACCAAGAACAGACCTAAAGATTTGCCTGAACTACAAATTGGCACTAAAGTATTCATTAACTTGTGTCATGATGAACAGGTACCACAACCAGATATAAATTTTGATCCAGCTATCGTCTATCCACTAATAATCAATGATCAATGGGAAATTCCTATCATTACGTCTTCTATGAGACAGGATACGGATAAGAAAGGTGCATTGTGTTATGTCTGGGACTGTTGCATTAATACCAAGTGTGCTCAGTGGATTCGTAAGGAATATCAATTGAGAGAGATTGTTGTAGAATGGTGCTTGGAATCGTGCGATTTGGCTGAATTACTCGAGATCTCAAGAGATGATATCAGTTTCCCCAAGATGAAGAGCAAGGGACCAATACTACCATTAGAAATGCTCtcagaagaattaaatAACGACTACAAAAAGGAAATGGCTAAGATGGTGGAAGAAGGACGTGATGAACCTGACAATTTGATTAAGATGAGAAGAAGTCTAATGGACGATGAAGAGAAGGCAGCcttagaagaaaaagaactGCCGCCTCTGTTCCCTATAAATAACCACCCACCTGCATCGAATGCAGGTAAACCTCTaattgaagaaatcgatGAGTTGTCGATTAATGAGAAGGGATCCAAACCGCTAAGGGAAGTAAATTATAAAGTCGTTATGGGCAAAGCGGATAGTCCTCATACACTTCGAATTGAAGTAGTCtcagaattggaatctGGCACTGACTACGATGTTACATACGATGCTAAGAACAATGAACTAGTAGTGAAAAAcaataatttggaaaaattcaaggaGAAAACTCTAAATATCCCTTTACCCAACATTTTTGATTCACCAGGCACAGTCGAATCACGCATGCAATGCTTCTTCATTAAAACCGAGAAAAAACTGTCTATTAAGATCTAAGATCTAATGTGGTGGGAATGCCAAATTATGTCTATGGGCCACATATTCACTATCTGAGTATCCAAGAACTTCCTCTATGCGGTCACTCTTCATACCTCTAATCTTAGCGATTTCAGTAGCTTTGTAGTTACACCTGGCCCTACCAACAGTCGTTGTTGGTAAGTCCTTATTCCATTCACCATTGGTTAACCTGTGGCCTAACTTCAGGTCTACACATTCCAGCTGTTGGAAATTCCCCTCCACATCTACCACACCAGCGGGTAATAGTCCTGCTTTCTCTTTACGTGTCAATGCTGCATATGCACCGTCATCAATTATAACAGAGCCTTTAGTCACTAACCCATGTAACATCCAGAATTCCctgtttttcaaatgttgtCTATCAGCACTGGCAATGAATTTTGTGTGCAGAGGAACACTTAATTGATTCAgagtttccaattctttgatttgtAAATCCATCAAGTCACCTTCATATGTTTTACCCTCCGTAGTTTGGATGTATTGTACGATTTTAAAAATACTTGATGGTGATTCACTGTTCATTATAATTGTGTGCACACCAGCATTAGTGGCCAATTCAGCCGCCACTAATTTGGTCTGCATTCCACCAGTTCCCACATCAGAACCTGTCCCACTAGCAGTACTAACACCAGGTAATCCTTGATCCATATTGGGGACCACCAAGATTGGTTTAGCATCTGGATTAGTCCTAGGATTATCAGTAAATAGACAATCCACATCCGTAAGCAAGAATAAGTAGTCTGCACCGGTAAGGGCAGCCGTAATTGCCGATAAACTGTCGTTATCACCAAAATGAATTTCAGACACCGCTAATGTATCATTTTCGTTAACCACGGGGATAACACCCATATTAAGAAGTTCTTGTAAAGTGTTCTTAGCATTCTTATATTGAGACCACTCAGCTATATCATTTCTGGTCAAGAGAACTTGagcaattctttgatcaaaataGGAGAACAGCTTATCCCAACGACCAATAAGTCTACCTTGTCCTACAGCGGCAACCGCTTGAATTTCAGGCAACCTTTTGGGTCTTTTATCGAGGCCTAAAGTCTTGAGACCTACGGCAATACCACCACTGGATACAATAATGACACGATGACCAATCCTCCTTAGAGCTACCACAGTCTCGACTATTAATGACATCAAGGAAAGCTTGGGCTCCTTAGTGGTTGCATCCACAAGGGATGATGAACCCAACttaataacaatagtatATGGTTTACTCATAATATCAAAGGTGAAGATCGCAGCAGGAAAAGGCCCTCTATGGCTATCAATGCTCGAAAGACTAGTTCTGTTGCAGTATCAGTATTAgtacttttttcaacatgaCATGTTGACgtaaatgaaaaaaaagttctTGACATGAACAAGGTAAAAGGATAAGTAACTTTGGGACAACATTGAGCCAGATTAAGGTGGTTTTTAGCACCGTTAAAGGATTCTGGGCTGCTGATTTGAATCATTAATTAGACAATTTTCTTTCCGCCAGCGAATTTCGAGGATATTTCACCTTTTATAATCAAAAATATTGGTGCCCAAGTTTAAGAAATGAACATCTATGATGATATTCTCGATGCTACCGTGGTGTCACTCTCAGCAACAGGTCATTTCACCACAGGAAAATATGAGGAATTGTTAGCGGTCAGAACCGATATACTGTCAGTGTACAGGGTGAGTTTAAAAGGCCGACTTATATTGACACATGAGTTTAAATTCGAAGGAAGAATCACTGATCTCGCTGTGGTACCTCAGAAGGATTCTCCACTTGACTGTCTGCTTTTATGCACCTCAATTGCCAAGATTTCTGTGGTAAGATACGATGAAGCTTCCAATTCGATAGAGACGTTAAGTTTACACTATTACGAGGACAGTTTTAAAGACCGTTCCATCTTAGAACTGGCTAAAGAATCCACTATGAGGGTTGATCCTGGTAAAAGATGTGCTCTCTTATTTAACAACGACGTGATTGCACTATTGCCTCTGCAGACCACTTCCTTAaatgatggtgaagaagaggatgaagatatgGACGATGAGAGACCGGATAAGAGacaaaagaataataaagGTAGGATTACTGCTCCAAGCGCTATTTTCAATGCTAAGGAATTACATCAAGATATGAACAACGTTATAGACGTAACATTTCTACGAAATTTTACCAGACCTACCTTGGCAGtaatatttgaaaataaacCAGTATGGGCAGGAACTTCACAAGTACTACCTTTGCCGGTAACATATATGGCTTTTACCCTGGAGGTGACGTCTAATGAACAATCCACTGACATAAAGAGTACGGTAATTGCAACCGTCAAGGAACTAAGCTGGGATTTCCATACCATGATACCGATTGCCAATGGATGTATCATTGTGGGGTCTAATGAAATGGCATACATCGACAATACGGGGTCGCTTCAATCTATcatatttttaaattcttATGCTAACAAAAATATGAAGAAGGCAAGAATTGTAGACAGATCGaaatctaaaattttaCTGCATAAGCCAACAACATACAACTGGTCTGTTTCAGATCAGAAATCAGAAACTGGAGAAACTCTTCTGATAATGGACCATCAGGCTGCATTTTATTACATTCAACTTGAATATGAAGGTAGGTTACTCACTAAATTCgatattatcaatttaCCTATTGTAAATGATACTTTGAAAAACAATTCTAATGCGACTTGTATATCACGTCTGAATTCAACATTGTCTGGCAACTACGTAGACCTTTTTGTTGGTTTTCGTTCTGGAGATGCTTCGGTATTGAGGCTGAATAACTTGAAAGCCGCCATTGAGAGTCGCGATGAGCACAAAGAGATTACTTCACCACCAGAgaatgatattgaaaaatttgaagatgaggatgatcTATATTCAGAAGAAGCATCTGATGctgataaagaaaaagaaaacaaggAAGTAGTTGTCGAAACCGTTTTGCCTTTTGATATCGAAGTGCTTTCATCATTGAGGAATATTGCCCCTATCACATCTTTGACACCAGGTAAAATATGCTCAGTGGATAAATTCGTCGAAGGTCTTTCCAATCCCAATAGAAATGAGGTATCGTTGGTAGCCACTTCAGGAAACGGAACAGGTTCTCACTTGACAGAGATTCAAATGAGTGTCAGACCCGAAGTGCAACTGGCCCTAAAATTTATTAGCATCACCCAGATGTGGAATCTAAAaatcaagaacaaagatAAATACTTGATTACCACTGATTCgaataagaataaaagtGATATTTACCTCATAGACAAAAACTTTGCACTTTACAAAGAAGGTAGATTTAGGAGAGATGCTACCACCGTTAGCATATCCATGTTTGGTAGCGAtaaaagaattgttcaagTGACCACTAATCACCTATATCTTTACGAtacaaatttcaagaggTTAACTACTATGAAGTTTGAATTCGAAGTGGTCCATGTCTCAGTCATGGATCCCTATATTTTAATTACAGTTTCCCGTGGTGATATTAAGGTTTATGAATTGGACGCCAAGCATAAGAAGAAGTTATTTAGAGTCGAGCTTCCGGATGTCTTACGTGAAATGGTCATCACATCTGGTGTAATATTGAGAAGCAATATGTGCAATGAGTTTTTAACGGGACTTGAAAACTCGTCAGAAGAACAATTACTATTCACTTTTGTCTCTGCAGACAATCAAatcattttctttcctcGAGAGCACAACGATCGTATATTCCAACTGAATGGTGTGGACCAACTAAATGAAATGCTTTATATCAGTACTTATTCACTTCCTGATGAGGTGGTTCCAGATCCTTCGATAAAGCAAGTTATGATCAACAAATTgggtaataataataaggaGGAATATTTGACTATCCTGacatttggtggtgaagtATATCAATATAAGAAATCTTCTCGTCGACATAGCAGATTCTACCGTAATATCTCGGGAGGTGATTTAGCGATCACTGGTGCCCCCGACAATGCCTATGCAAAAGGTGTCagttcaattgaaagaatcatGCACTATATCCCTGAATATAATGGATGCTCAGTCATCTTGATCACAGGTAGCGTTCCTTACATTATAGTGAAGGAGGATGATTCTGTGCCGCGTATATTCAAGTTTGCTAACATTCCATTAGTTTCATTAACACGTTGGGGCAGACATTCTGTTATGTGCGTGGATGATATCAAGAATGCCAGAGTTTACACGCTAGATCGCAACAACGTCTACTACGGTAATAAATTACCCTTGAAGAAGCTTGAAATCAGTGATGTGATGGAGGATTACATGACTCTGACTAGGGTCACTTTCCATGAAAGGTCCCAAATGTTCATTGTATGCTATGCCAAGGAGATAGAATATAGTGCATTGGGTGAggatggtgaaaaattggttggATACCAAGAGAATACACCCCATGCCAAGAGCTTCAAAAGTGGAATCTTACTCATCAACCCCAAGACCTGGAATGTAATCGATAAACGAGAGTTTGACGACAATTCACTAATTAACGACGCAAGAACCATGCTAATACAGTTGGACTCCAggacaagaagaaggaaagagTACGTAATTGTAGGTGTGGCACATGTGGAAACAGAGGATTTACCGCCCTCAGGGTCCCTCTCAGTGTTTGATATAACAGAAGTGGTTCCGGAGCCTGGCAAACCAGatacaaatttcaaattgggAGAAgtgttcaaagaaaatatcCGTGGTACTGTGAGTTCTGTATGTGACATAAGTGGGCGATTCTTAATCAACCAATCTCAAAAAGTCATTGTGAGAGACGTCCAGGAAGATAACTCTGTTGTTCCGGTGGCATTTTTGGATGTCCCAGTCTTTGTCACTGACGTTAAGAGCTTTGGTAATTTCCTCATCATTGGAGATTCCATGCAAggtttccaattcatcgGATTCGATGCAGAACCATACAGAATGATCCCACTGGGTAGAAGTGTCTCCAAACTGGAAACAGTAGCATTGGAATTTTTAGTGAATGGTGGTGACATATTCTTTGCTGTCACCGACACTAGCAACATCTTAcacattttcaaatatgcACCAGATGAGCCTAACTCTTTGTCGGGCCAAAGACTTGTACATTGCACCAGTTTCAACTTACACTCTACAAACACTTGCATGGTACTGCTACCTAAAAACGAAGAGTTTTCTGTCGGTGAGAAATCTCTCAGTCCCGTTCAGGTGGTTGGGGGCCAGACTGATGgatctcttttcaaattagtCCCTCTCAGAGAAGATACCTACCGTAGACTCTACGTTCTCCAACAACAACTCACTGAGAAAGAGGTCCAGCTTGGAGGACTGAATCCACGTATGGAAAGACTGTCTAATGAATATTAC
It encodes the following:
- the CFT1 gene encoding cleavage/polyadenylation factor CFT1 (highly similar to uniprot|Q06632 Saccharomyces cerevisiae YDR301W CFT1 Functions in cleavage of 3'-ends of pre-mRNAs prior to polyadenylation 23.5% identical to the 160-kDa subunit of mammalian cleavage and polyadenylation specificity factor (CPSF-160) Component of pre-mRNA cleavage factor II (CFII) 150-kDa protein associated with polyadenylation factor 1 (PF I)) gives rise to the protein MNIYDDILDATVVSLSATGHFTTGKYEELLAVRTDILSVYRVSLKGRLILTHEFKFEGRITDLAVVPQKDSPLDCLLLCTSIAKISVVRYDEASNSIETLSLHYYEDSFKDRSILELAKESTMRVDPGKRCALLFNNDVIALLPLQTTSLNDGEEEDEDMDDERPDKRQKNNKGRITAPSAIFNAKELHQDMNNVIDVTFLRNFTRPTLAVIFENKPVWAGTSQVLPLPVTYMAFTLEVTSNEQSTDIKSTVIATVKELSWDFHTMIPIANGCIIVGSNEMAYIDNTGSLQSIIFLNSYANKNMKKARIVDRSKSKILLHKPTTYNWSVSDQKSETGETLLIMDHQAAFYYIQLEYEGRLLTKFDIINLPIVNDTLKNNSNATCISRLNSTLSGNYVDLFVGFRSGDASVLRLNNLKAAIESRDEHKEITSPPENDIEKFEDEDDLYSEEASDADKEKENKEVVVETVLPFDIEVLSSLRNIAPITSLTPGKICSVDKFVEGLSNPNRNEVSLVATSGNGTGSHLTEIQMSVRPEVQLALKFISITQMWNLKIKNKDKYLITTDSNKNKSDIYLIDKNFALYKEGRFRRDATTVSISMFGSDKRIVQVTTNHLYLYDTNFKRLTTMKFEFEVVHVSVMDPYILITVSRGDIKVYELDAKHKKKLFRVELPDVLREMVITSGVILRSNMCNEFLTGLENSSEEQLLFTFVSADNQIIFFPREHNDRIFQLNGVDQLNEMLYISTYSLPDEVVPDPSIKQVMINKLGNNNKEEYLTILTFGGEVYQYKKSSRRHSRFYRNISGGDLAITGAPDNAYAKGVSSIERIMHYIPEYNGCSVILITGSVPYIIVKEDDSVPRIFKFANIPLVSLTRWGRHSVMCVDDIKNARVYTLDRNNVYYGNKLPLKKLEISDVMEDYMTLTRVTFHERSQMFIVCYAKEIEYSALGEDGEKLVGYQENTPHAKSFKSGILLINPKTWNVIDKREFDDNSLINDARTMLIQLDSRTRRRKEYVIVGVAHVETEDLPPSGSLSVFDITEVVPEPGKPDTNFKLGEVFKENIRGTVSSVCDISGRFLINQSQKVIVRDVQEDNSVVPVAFLDVPVFVTDVKSFGNFLIIGDSMQGFQFIGFDAEPYRMIPLGRSVSKLETVALEFLVNGGDIFFAVTDTSNILHIFKYAPDEPNSLSGQRLVHCTSFNLHSTNTCMVLLPKNEEFSVGEKSLSPVQVVGGQTDGSLFKLVPLREDTYRRLYVLQQQLTEKEVQLGGLNPRMERLSNEYYHLTHAVRPMLEFNVIRRFNTLSVEKRKQTAQKAGRRAHFDIWRDLVNIEFSLRSLCG
- the PIH1 gene encoding Pih1p (weakly similar to uniprot|P38768 Saccharomyces cerevisiae YHR034C PIH1 Protein of unresolved function may function in protein folding and/or rRNA processing interacts with a chaperone (Hsp82p) two chromatin remodeling factors (Rvb1p Rvb2p) and two rRNA processing factors (Rrp43p Nop58p)) — protein: MNFFLKPQDNLSSVVTINPKPEFVIKSKLVSTKNRPKDLPELQIGTKVFINLCHDEQVPQPDINFDPAIVYPLIINDQWEIPIITSSMRQDTDKKGALCYVWDCCINTKCAQWIRKEYQLREIVVEWCLESCDLAELLEISRDDISFPKMKSKGPILPLEMLSEELNNDYKKEMAKMVEEGRDEPDNLIKMRRSLMDDEEKAALEEKELPPLFPINNHPPASNAGKPLIEEIDELSINEKGSKPLREVNYKVVMGKADSPHTLRIEVVSELESGTDYDVTYDAKNNELVVKNNNLEKFKEKTLNIPLPNIFDSPGTVESRMQCFFIKTEKKLSIKI
- the LSO2 gene encoding Lso2p (similar to uniprot|Q3E772 Saccharomyces cerevisiae YGR169C-A), with product MGKTFRDSGVKKAEGRAKKNEQAAQKEQAALEKQEAEEAAKWDQGSRKPHQKRLEEEEKKQAKLKAKKDREEMEAAELESIKKESQSKRTS
- the PRO1 gene encoding glutamate 5-kinase (highly similar to uniprot|P32264 Saccharomyces cerevisiae YDR300C PRO1 Gamma-glutamyl kinase catalyzes the first step in proline biosynthesis and to YHR033W uniprot|P38690 Saccharomyces cerevisiae YHR033W Hypothetical ORF); the protein is MSKPYTIVIKLGSSSLVDATTKEPKLSLMSLIVETVVALRRIGHRVIIVSSGGIAVGLKTLGLDKRPKRLPEIQAVAAVGQGRLIGRWDKLFSYFDQRIAQVLLTRNDIAEWSQYKNAKNTLQELLNMGVIPVVNENDTLAVSEIHFGDNDSLSAITAALTGADYLFLLTDVDCLFTDNPRTNPDAKPILVVPNMDQGLPGVSTASGTGSDVGTGGMQTKLVAAELATNAGVHTIIMNSESPSSIFKIVQYIQTTEGKTYEGDLMDLQIKELETLNQLSVPLHTKFIASADRQHLKNREFWMLHGLVTKGSVIIDDGAYAALTRKEKAGLLPAGVVDVEGNFQQLECVDLKLGHRLTNGEWNKDLPTTTVGRARCNYKATEIAKIRGMKSDRIEEVLGYSDSEYVAHRHNLAFPPH
- the BFR2 gene encoding rRNA-processing protein BFR2 (similar to uniprot|Q66RD8 Saccharomyces cerevisiae YDR299W BFR2 Essential protein possibly involved in secretion multicopy suppressor of sensitivity to Brefeldin A), whose product is MGKLLADQISDLANKPAVEDYDVEDVFEHNDDDSNDESASDDEQLEKAHYAPVEKSKLRKDGIELGEKYQGAKGSRESAFGQDEDEDEDEDEGGSDEDEGGSDEDENEMSDIHGSESDAMSFKTDSEDGEDQESQEEDSPEEESQEGEESQDEGEDEQRKRLAALVQAERRKAVNNLSESTKRDASKGLAILEQSKLFDNIIEVRMKLHKAVTDVNRLPITQDSWEKSGSSSTEKLLKHTAKMLNKVMGEIVDFRKDFQSKDQISDDLSTETPNKRKRNFEDLTKETEELDNQLRPYRSTVLHKWSSKISAASGGSALNSSKFKAINQPANVQVENQLADLPRLVKRTRLSRKGVQPIRFEQDRSEGKLSDGLNTEQLAEGEEDAEEPDIPKNYDPRRKTAIDIQENAYIFDDEDFYRILLNDLVDKKINNARVQGTGAQIAITTRSNKLKKDVDTKASKGRKLNYAVQDPIAHYEAPKKFINQWSDEQIDEFFAGLLGQKVNFDENADAQAQPEEDEAIKNDDIQIFG
- the PET130 gene encoding Pet130p (weakly similar to uniprot|P47065 Saccharomyces cerevisiae YJL023C PET130 Protein required for respiratory growth); this translates as MRSSVRALRWISEDAKPSRLVVMSRDGSNPYNVTTTPVTETSKPISSSSNIPFNYDLVSVDPDGSIAGNTFLSGFGKYGTRSQDNLASKIRGSSGVVQKYQNAYRVFSPEALVYQCKYFKLNYYPPEHFLGLFRKTKPAVNVRESGEAQFNNNFQLENKHKTIFRNNLSSLPKHYAVYRRLNRMFMKRHMVEEWCRLHGDKAVEETIGCKTSKTGAQYLDKLGRTKQGVAKDGFYVYMALIFPDEQNREHLAHHVRQSVVTVANLKWDQFLQSDKDSNKTWVEKANSCLKPFTINKLLTQSEHSYTLSRFEDESAEE